TACTAGTATTACTGatgataatattttgaaatagTAATACAATACGTGTTGAAATATATTGTGTATGCTTTCATGTATTTGACAACCGAATTACGGAAGTTGTTGCGTGTGGAGGGAATAAATAAGAGGGATAAATCTTCGtgtaaaaaaacatcattttattaaaaaaatatgaattcaaTAAGCTGCTATTTCTGTTTAAATTAGTTTAACGACATcggggaaaactgcttttgcgttttgcaacaTTGGCAGTTTTTCTGGAATTGTCAATTACCCCTTAAAAATATAGTATGTTAATAATGCTCCCGGTGAACGACAATTGTAAGGTTAAAACCGAGGCTAAATAAAAGatgtatagaaaaaaatatggcaACACCCACAGATCTCCTACCAAATATGGGACTCCGATATGTTAAGTCGATTGAGTCATAATCAAGAAATCAATTTGCacacataaattttcttgctgaatctcggcacaaacatgccgagatttgcatagccgagtactcggtaatcgtctcggcaaaatgtataactactgagaatctcggcgaTCCAAAATatgttaactgtcaattattgccaaACTTGTCTGTAGAACTTTTGCTGTCAGCTCGCAAAAGTTATCAGGATGGGatcatgaattgccgagtcatcagtaatcaaaagaaaaaaggatttttatatatatatatatatatatatatatatatatatatatatatatatatatatatatatatatatatatatatatatatatatatatatatatatatatatatatatatatatatatatatatatatatatatatatatatgcaaaataatagcgaaaaaagtgtgtgttgctaatgttctctggtatgcgtgggtCGATTATAAAATGATTCTTTTTGTTCAAAAGGTGACGTTAATGaggaggttttaggctatagtacatacggaaaatcgttcgggaaattagagaaaaactagaaaattggttcgtttagaattggaattttttcactcaatgcatgctagatctcttatgattgtttggcgcgtatcgaaTTATGTAATGTTGCTGCCCTCTGgaaagcaaaatatgaatactagattattaataaaactgtttggcgccaaacgagttgatttgtgcaaaaaattcactgagcctacttgattcacgtgtttctttatttcgagtcacatgttcaattaagtaagggcgccaaatgaacagcatacaggtttccattttctgatatataaatttgggttcaatgcCGTGAAGTTaaattataaaacgactataagaaaagatagtgattaacgttttttttatgattcgttgttttaCTAAAACTCCAGAAACAAGAATCTTATCTTCTTGATAGCAATAATTAATTGCTGTCACAATGCACTGAGACAACAGGATTGAAGTGTgctgccacttcaaattaagaccgttaactcaaacaccaaaactttttggctctctactttttggaacgattccattcgaattaaaaagatgttttctgttttttttcggcttatatttttcataagcatttcccgTGCTATACCTTTGGTAGATTTTTTGGACgagattttgtgtaaatttttctctcaacgacctccaaatttcgtcaattgcttcaaattgcaagttctgttatttatttgagtccaaacgtctttAATTGGCCCAGACGCGATTCGAATTATATATAGTACTTCGAAAATCCCATTTGCCTcctgtttttaaattacatcgattgatccgagatttgggaactcatGGAAATGTTTTAtctattcgaatgattcactctcttgctcataaaccatcaaactgatttttgttgtattttgctgGAATCATTTGAGACTTTTAAGAGCaggaaaaaactgctttaaagtgcGAAGTGTGCGTGTGTACCTGATttggggaaaaatgttgagatcgaatcaaaaacaattgtcagatgattcatttttacagaacattctaccattctacttcactgatcgcgagcaatcatgagggtcgttcgattattctaatttaaAAGAGATTTAGatataatttccatccaaagataatttttgagctgtgagaaattcacagggacagctacaggtacagaaataaaaggaacaaatatagaagctaagttcaggaaaaaataaagaaggtacaggaacaagtgcagaaagtacaaaaccaagtacagaaatgacTGAAACAAATATAGGAAGTATTGGCAcaattgagtgcagaaaaaggtacagaacgtgcagatggtacagatataagtacagaagttacagaaccaaatacagaaaatactgaagcaggtacaaaaagtacaggaactaatttcgaaacaagcacagaaagtacaggaacaaacacacaagttacagaaacaagcacacaaagtacaaataaagtgcagaaactcgaggaacaagtacagaacaaAGTTAAAAGTACGaaagttaatcgcaaatgttgtcgagacaacaattttgaatggcaaattagaagaagaaaaagttttcattccacgcattccaatgatgctcACTGCTatgtcatttcaatttgaacgtcattttctcatccgtttaacttttttgttacggtcaataatcgttatgagtctATAGCGTGaatttaggatttttttcagatggtaaattgtacgctgcctgttGGCGTTTCGGCAAgccatcggttttatatattttgtcctgttgtccgcgatataaaaaggttggggccactatcatagagcattataataatatttttcatcaataatcattaaaattgataagtagttttgattttctacatccaatctaatattattgcgctacgaagtgtgcaggggtccgctagttattgtatgaaataaatattaCAAAAGCTAAGTTTGGTGAAAGGGGTGCTTTATTGATGTTCATTTCAATTCAGCAAACAAAAAAAGCGCAAACACAAAAAAACATCACGGCTAAAGAGAGTATCTTTTCCCTTTATCAATTTTATATGTTTTTCAGTTCCAGAGCAATGGCGacgtgatgcttggaaaaatcgaAAGgagacattagatgacaagtgtctcaccgagtttcagtaaaagttAAGTCGCGTTCTGTTCGAAATCACGGCAAACGATTTTGCTGATCtcagtatatttgttgtttactgacacgTTCAGTATAATATTTTGACAAACTTCAGTAAAAGCACgcgttttaccgaaatatcagcgtattattttaacgattttcggaaaagagcatgttAATTACTGAATAGTCAGTAAAATTTTGTGTTGCCGATataattcggcatttcattatgccgagctcgagaatcggttttaagtgtgtaattcCACTTCGGTAGGCATTTAGTACAAGATATATCGGAGATTTGCAATGATCAACTGTTAGGTGATCCACTCAAATATGGAAAATTCGATCCTTCAATGTCTCGACTATTTCGTAAAACTTTTCTAAGGAAAACTATTCATGATTTGATGTCCTACATTCGAGTATCAAGAATTGCAAAGTGTCCAAACTTTTTTTCTCACATCTTCCTCGAAACAAAAACGTGCACCGAGAAATACATAAACAATTATCAGTAAAATTAATCTTTTTATCTGAGCCCCATCACTTAAATCGGCTTTGTTTTGATTTAAGGATCCTAAGCCTTGTCATATGAATTAATGGAAACATGAACTTATGCGATTTTGAAAATACGCGGAACTGTGACGCCGAAAGAAATGGACGTTCGATATTGAAACTTTGCTGTTGTTTTCAGATAATATATCTATCGATCGAAAGTTGAGGTTTTGAAAACGTTTCATGGAGTGCCCCCTTAAATATTTTCAAGAAGTGCCATTTTTTGAGGTCAgataaattcttcaaaaagttgtATTTATTGCTCCCCCGAAATCACCTTGCCATGCTTCAAAAATGCTGCATTATATATTTGACTTTACTCCTCCAATATTTACAGTTTTGGAGGTCTCTAATTATCTTATTGACAACTAATAATTATACTAAGATTTGTTAACGTTCATCTTCCGTTACTGTCACTGACCAAATTAGTTGAATGCAATTCTTATGGAGATACACACCTTCACGGAAAGTTTTGACGTTCGGCTCGTGTGAACATTCCGGTaagaaactaattttgacgcacGCTGACGTTCCTATAAGACAGTGATAGAAATAAAGAGCCGATTTTAGTCATAATCCAATGTAATGAGCTAGAGGGAACTACTGTCTTCATTAATTATCGCTAGTCAGAAATaaacatttcaataatattttctattgacgaaattttgaagttattgacaccctgtaattccgcaactGGAATTTGGATCCGAGTAaaattcataaagaaaattacaTGACCACTATAGACTCTAATTTCATTTATTGGAGAACCTTGTTGAAATATTCTACTACTACACGCTTGTTTCCGCCAAAACAATAATACGAATTCACATATTCAGAATAAATTGAAAGCAATTAGTGTAACTGTACCAACATCCATTTGGTTAGTCAAGTCttcaataattattattattgtctatATTTCTTGCGACATTAGTATTATTTATTTTCGCGTCAAttccattatttattttttattttattttatttatttttcacgtcAATCATTATTTGCCATAagttattttcaacattttaatcaatgaaaacggtattttttattgtaatatgaataaaattcaaatggTTAAGATTCAAGTTaggtgttcagtcacaagtgtTGACTATGCAACCTATTTACAAtaaattgtcttaatatttaCAATAAATTTTCTTTATGGATAGAAGATACTGATACATGGATGTTTATACAAATACGTAAATTATGAATGAGAAATTACAGGAAACTGCCTAATGGCAGTAGAGAATGAACATGAAGAAATATGCTTTAAATcaacaaataaacatttttgtttttacatTATTAAGCAGTGTCCAACGATCCATGTCTACGtcacaaaaaaatatatcattCTGTAACTGTTACAATTTATGTTGACGCGGTTGAGCTTCTCGCTCATAACTGCGATATTATCAAAATCTATTATCATTAATTAGGAGGCTTCTCAATGCATGAAACTTGCGCTGCTCCGCACTACGCTTCTAAGTCAGTTCTTTTGCGTTTGTTAATAGCAGTGGAGTGttgattttggttgtttcacttTGGCTTTGGCGATTGTCATGGGATTGATTATTTACTAACGATTATACCTAAAAATGACACGAGATCGCCTCAATGAAATGCTGGAGGTTTGTGAGTAGAATGGCAACCTGAAAATAAGTATTACCAggtgaaaaaattgtttcttcTTAGAGAAGTACGTTCAAGGACTTTGAATACAAGTTTGTACAGGAACATGAATTTTGGACCTTATATAATCAAGAACGAATTCTAGATGATTTGGATCGGGTAAGTTTGCTTACAAAACATATACAGTCAGTTTCAAACTTAAGCGATCATTCCAAAGACATTATTTGCATCATTGTTTTGAtagtaaatttacaaaaaagcgtAGAATAATGAAAGAACTATCTTGACaataattttctgaaaaatgtgCTTAGTTTTCTAAAATAGATAGAACATCTGGGACAAATCTAATTCAGCATACATATCTAGAAAAATTCTATCAGTAGTCAACAAATATTTGTATGGGTATTCTAAAATTAAAATGGCTGATAAAAAGGGTATTACAACGTAAATTATAGTTAAACCGTAGTTTTAATGGAAAGTCATCGTTGATGAAATATTCTAAGGTAACCGTATTCATTACAGATCTTCCATCACTTCTACCTTTGGAAAACTTGATTAGAACGATATTTGTCTTGTCTATTTAAAGAGTAGGATGAATGCTGAGCGTACGTATCGAAATGTTGACACTTGTTTTAGAAGTAATATCGCttcagggcatattcagtagtgttctaattctagatgcataatttatgccagttacaaaatttaaatctgaattttataacaagaaaatctGGCAGcctcagcagtgttttactcgtgtttcaaatatacaaaaaatagaacggcattgtagaccagttttaaatttgacagaagaactgttcgaataaataaaactagaacggcttgctggggattcgtttgttccagtttctgctctattatagatcttccatataaaacttttagctgctgaatttgctctcaaGATCACTAAATTAAGACATTGACACCAAATTAAAGAATATCTTATTTAAGGATATGAAAATAGGTGTATTCACCGTTATTCAgatacgccatcgcacggtatcaCTTTGAACAAATAATGTCAATTAAATGAGTGCTGCTGTTTTAGTGCGCACGAACCTACttgtatgtatgagattcgatgtggactcgcctgagggcgccatgctcgcaaaaagtaTGTTGCTTATAATCTGTTAGTAAAATGAGAAAGCAGGATATCTTGGTAATATGATGTCTCTTTGCCTATaatcaatttcatttaaatgtatcGCGATTTTGAGACTGACTGTACGAGGGTTACTTTTATGACAATTATCTATTCATCACGAACAGTAGTTTTCGGAAATCGCCGAATGGATTCGGAGCCTACAGCGAAACATTTTGGATGTGGAAGTAAATATTTTCTCCGAGGGTTTTGACAAAGCAGTacgaaagttgaaagaaaatgcTCAACTATGTTATAAGATATACTCGGCTGTGAAACGGATGCAGAATGACCTGTCGAAGCAACAATGGCGAGCTCAGGAAGAGATTGTCAGTCGTGTTCGATCGATGCAATATGAAAGCATCAAAGCTGCCTACCTGAAGGCGTACTGGAAATACGACGCGGTAGTACGGCGTTTTGAGGAAACGATCAAACAAAATAGTTTCTCTCGTGAGTATTGCTAATAGATATAAAACTCTAGATTTGGAATGTTCTCCTCGCGGATTTTTTCTCGATTTACATAGTAATTTTTCATTCTGCATCATAAAGATGACTATTTTCGTTAGCAGAGCAGATCTGTTTCATCGAGAAATGTATATTTATATCGGAGAATATGAACTACAGCAGCTATTCCCTATTTGTGGTCAATGAGATCCCAAATTTTAATTTAGTGCAATATATAAATTCTCTGGTGCCACAGATAACACTCGTACAAGTCCAGTGCTCAATGATTGTGTTTGTATAAAATTATCTGACATTTTATAAAGTGATCAATGACAGTCTATGAAGTCGCTGCGAGCGGTCCAATAGACTTTTATTGGCACTTTTACAGTATAATATTACACAATTTTGACACTTTTACAGTATATTACACAATTTTGACACTTTTACAGTACCGAAGGGTTTCCCCGCAAAAAAagggaattaaaaaaattacatattATTACTATAGTATGAAAGTTCAAATTCAAGAGCCGTTTAATGTGAGTGCAAAAGTTACTGAGATCACTTTTTAAAGGGTCAGTTGATTCTTTTATATAAACACTCCCTGTAACACTAAACACTAAGCAGACGGGAGCAACGATTATCGCGGAGATTGTTTATTGTAAACACATATAGGCAAATGATCACTGAATCAAAACAACACTGGACATATCTAAGCGAGTAGTGCTCGTAGTGTGTTACGACATGTCGTTTTTAAAATACAAGAATCAAGCCCATACTTTTTGAACATGCCTCTTATATAAGCTACAATTTTAGGCGAATCGAGCGAATAAAACTCAATCATTCATTAAATGAAGCTTTATGTGAGGTGAaaattatttattgtttatgtgaaatgaacagtatttaatgttaaataataatactgatgcaataatatttacacagatatctttaccagtatcttCCAGGGAATACAGCGATCAATTCGAGTGCAACCAATCCGATCATGATTTACGATGGTCACAATGTCGGAGACAAGCTTACCAGGAAGATACTGTAGATGATGCGTTGGAGGAGCTCGATGCTTTGGTAGATCGCCATCAAGAATTGCGGACACTTGAGCGTTCATTGGTAGAAATGCGCGATCTGTTTGTCTTGTTTTCCACTCTGGTAATGCAACACGGTAGTCTTCTCAATCTGATAGAAGGGAATGTACAGATTGCGTCCGATCATGTTGCAAGGGCAGTTGAAAATTTGGAACTCGCTCGGGAGTATCAGTGGAAATCGAAtggaagagattgtttatgtttcAATCGGATAACGATTTTACTGTTAGTTTTGATCGTGTTATCGATGATTGTATGTATACTGATAATAAAAAAGTTTATATTGTAGCCTGGAATTTTTATTGATTGTCATCATACCCACAAGGCTTTCCGAAAGTAATGTGTACGTGAATTTCTAtgcttttcgttttatttagcgATCCGATTACAAATCTTAGTTTAACGAACATTTATTTAATGGCTTAGTCTATGACATATTGCGGCAGAATTGATACAATATGgctatttaaatattttaagtggGAAAACATCTTACTTGTACGTATCTTTATACTTATTGTTCGCTTACCAAAAATATATTCAACCTATTATACATCGACTTATTTAGTTCTATTTCCAAGTATCAAACATCAGATAGATATTTCATATATCAAAGTACCTAATATTCAGAAGTAAAGTATTAGTCGTCAGATTTTATGTCTGATGTAATTTTTCAGGCTGTTAAGAAATGAGTTACTGTGAATAATGTTATATGTAATAATCTAGACACGAATATACAGGAGGATTATTGACGTTGAAAGTTTTTCTGTGACAGAGGCTGAATTTTCGTGTGGTTACAATCAATCTAAAAGGTCCTAAAATTAATTGAACATGTTATCCTTTCTTTCATTGTACATATGATATTTTGAGTTTCGCTATAATAGTCAGCCGAGAAGAACAAAGTTGCAGCTGTTTAATTgggtttttatgcgtttttgggTATGATTGACCAATTGAACAATTTCATATCGAAGCTCCCAAGCACATGGAAATATTTGAATAGAGAGGATAGCAACCGTACCAAAATAAAGAAAAGGGTTAGGCTATATTTAGTTGAACGTGCTAAGTGTATTTCCGAAGGGAAACCGATCCCAGGGGTATCCAATAAAAAACCGGGTGTTTCCGTTACTGCATCATGCcacaatttggtaaaaaaataaaatatttcttaaAGTCAAAGGCCTCAAATGTCGAATCTattcttgaaattttgaaataaggAATTACTTTCTACTATGgccaaaaaatattgttgtacAATACAGAGTATTAGGGCAGTCTGTCATTTGATACAAACTTTTTTATTATGCCCGAATTATGTTATGTATAGAATAATTATCTGCAAAACATTCGTCTGGTTAGATTGTGTGGTAATTATACAATGATGATTGATTGAGAAACCGATTCAGATCACTATTAAATTTAAATAGTTGCTGTCAGTTTTAGAAACCCTGGAAAgcatttttggaaaataaatatcATTCTTGCTGTTTCTGTAAGATTTAACTACAAAAAAAGCGGAACTCTTTATGATTTTGATACTGTGAATGCATGCGTAAAAGCATATCCACCCTTACGTTTTTGTTTTATGAAACAGGTAACTCTTAGGATTCCAGAaactaacagtgagatgataccttcttttatcaatccgcatgaatattcttcggtgttttagttttcatgacattattttaatgaccgtcgttttaagacgCAGCATGAGATTTCAGTCATACCGAccgtgtaatgtcgaaactgcaaattggATAGAATTCGAATTTAAACGattgattgaacattccatgagatgtcgaagtaagttccacatgAGAGTTTACGGTTGCGGAACCACATGAGAGTTCACGGTTATTTACAGCacttctagagccggtattcaggaaccagcataacctaaaAGAATTCGtaaggccataaattaatatgacgaatgagttgcaatagttttgagtccaactttgaagcttttttgggatggtaatcttctatatcggtttgaattttaaaaactcatctccCTGTAATTCAAAAATCGGAAgcaagaattggataaaattcattaattttgtttgggactataaattcattaatttgaatttttacttttgaaattcgttttggccttttttgagaaaatgattgagctttgagaaacgattcgatactggaaccggaattcgaaaatcggtgtagcccaagtcagttaaattcacctgagaagctgtatagtttacatttgattcaaaatgtttaaagatcaatgtagacatctttgagaaattttagcgcgaattgaattttttaataccttccgaatcgaaaactgaataccactaaaaccaaaataagttcatttggttatcgactatctaaacctgccaacccgataaacctgattcatttatgtgaaatagacatttttatactaatcaccctgtatcaccTTAACCGgaggttggatctgactaaaaagcaagatgttttataggatcttaagacttttcatttgaatcttagctcggttcagccatcaacgagaagaatgagttgcactattttaatttcgtttcacatatcatcctgcggttccgcaatcagaaaccGCAATCATAAacctaattcaggaaccttgtttgggactacacgacttttcatatgaatctgagtttgtagaaaacggttcaaccatctccgagaaaattgagtgaaattatttgtcacacacgtatttgctgatctcgacgaactgattcgaatggtgttatgttcttctagcatttattgctttaagtagtttaaataaaaataatcatggattactttcaacttgaaaatgctgccatcatctcgtTTACatatcatattcgaacgattatgttgccaaaaatgaaccattctaaaatcggtccgaagcaaaaagtcatgaaaaaagatgctgtacacagtctt
This genomic window from Malaya genurostris strain Urasoe2022 chromosome 1, Malgen_1.1, whole genome shotgun sequence contains:
- the LOC131440231 gene encoding syntaxin-3-like, with the translated sequence MKCWRFRSTFKDFEYKFVQEHEFWTLYNQERILDDLDRFSEIAEWIRSLQRNILDVEVNIFSEGFDKAVRKLKENAQLCYKIYSAVKRMQNDLSKQQWRAQEEIVSRVRSMQYESIKAAYLKAYWKYDAVVRRFEETIKQNSFSLSSREYSDQFECNQSDHDLRWSQCRRQAYQEDTVDDALEELDALVDRHQELRTLERSLVEMRDLFVLFSTLVMQHGSLLNLIEGNVQIASDHVARAVENLELAREYQWKSNGRDCLCFNRITILLLVLIVLSMIVCILIIKKFIL